GATTTCGGCCGTCGCGCGGCGCATGATCGCCGCGATGCGCCGCTGTTCGTCGGCGTCGGCGGCGCTCTTGTGCAGCAGCGCCCGCTTGAGCGCGAGACGCGCCTCGACGAACTCCGGCAGCCAGCCGGCCTGCGATTCGTCCTGCGCCTCGGTGCCCGCCGATTCCCCGGCGAACGCGCGGCGCATGAATTCCATCTTGCGTGCGAGGTGCGTGAGGCGGGCGAACAGCGTGTCGACACGTTCGCGCTGCGCGTCGAGATGGGCGCGGCCGGTGTCGGTCAGCGCATAGCGCTTGCGGTTGCCTTCCGCCGTCGACGCGACGAAGCCGACTTCTTCGAGATACGTGAGCGCCGGATACACCATGCCGGGGCTCGGGCTGTAGAAACCGTTCGAACGCGTGTCGAGCGCCTTGATCAGCTCGTAGCCGTGGCTCGGTTGCTCGGCGACCAGCGCGAGCAGCAGCAACTGGAGATCGTCGGAGCTGAACTGGCGGCCACGCGGCATGCCGTCGTCGCCGAAATCGCCAAAGCCGCCGCGCCCGCCACGGCCGCCGAACGGGCCGCCGCCACCGAACGAATCGTGGCCGCGGCGGTGGCGGCCGATCGCGTACCAGAGACCGGCGAACCAGTCAGGGCGGGCATGCGCACCTTGCCCGTCGCATCGGGCATGGCCGCGGAAGTGGTTGTGTCGCATGATCGTGTCCTATATATCGGAAAACATATCTAAAGATATATATCGAAAGATAGGTCGTCAAGGGGAATTAATGGGGATGGAGTGAGGGGCGGGTTCGCCTTCGAGATTGTCGGTGTCGACCGACCCGTGACGGACGCCGGCGGGCCGGGTGCGTAAGGGCGGCCCGGCCGGCCGAGGGTGTGCATGCGTCCTGTGCCGGGTTCGGAGCCGTCCGACTGCGCGCATGCGGCGAGCGTGCGAGCCATGACGACCCCGTCCGGGACGAGCGGCACAACAGGCGCTCCCGTTACGGTCATCACGAAAACATCATCCGGTACGTCGGAACGCGGGTTCGCATGATCCCGTCGGCCACCTGCTTAACGGTCGCTTAAGCATCGACGGAACAAGATTCGGCGTATGCGCGTCTGGTGCGGGAGCCGATGCCGGTCACGTGTGTCGATGGCTGGCCGGGTTCGCCCGTCCGGACTGCCGCCCTTAACCCAGAATTTTCCAGAGGCACCCGGCATGATTACTTCTTCCGACCGACCGGCGTTGCGCTGGTTGAACAAGGTTCCGGACGTGACGCTCGCGTTCTGGATCATCAAGATCATGTCGACGACCGTGGGCGAGACCGCCGCGGATTTTCTCGCGGTCAACGCGGGATGGGGGCAGGGCACGACGCGTGCGCTGATGGCCTCGCTGCTCGCCGTCGCGCTGTTCCTGCAGTTGCGCACGCGCCGCTATACGCCATGGGTCTACTGGCTCACGGTCGTGCTCGTCAGCATCGTCGGCACGCAGATTACCGATTTGCTGACGGATGGCCTCGGCGTCAGCCTGTACGTGAGCACCGGCGTGTTCGCGGTCGCGCTCGCGATGATCTTTGCGATCTGGTATCGGATCGAGCGCACGCTATCGATCGAAGCGGTCGTCACGCCGCGCCGCGAGCTGTTCTACTGGGGGGCGATTCTGTGCACGTTCGCGCTCGGCACCGCAGCGGGCGATCTGGCGACCGAAGCGCTCGGCCTGGGTTTCTCGATCGGCGTCGTGTGCTTCGGCGGACTGCTCGCGGCCGTCTACGTTGCGCGCATGCTCGGCGTGAACGCGGTGCTGGCGTTCTGGACCGCATACATCCTGACGC
The sequence above is drawn from the Burkholderia stabilis genome and encodes:
- a CDS encoding PadR family transcriptional regulator, whose protein sequence is MRHNHFRGHARCDGQGAHARPDWFAGLWYAIGRHRRGHDSFGGGGPFGGRGGRGGFGDFGDDGMPRGRQFSSDDLQLLLLALVAEQPSHGYELIKALDTRSNGFYSPSPGMVYPALTYLEEVGFVASTAEGNRKRYALTDTGRAHLDAQRERVDTLFARLTHLARKMEFMRRAFAGESAGTEAQDESQAGWLPEFVEARLALKRALLHKSAADADEQRRIAAIMRRATAEIEGGTGA